TTCTCTGGCTTCCTCTTCCTGGGATTCTTTGGGCTTCGAGAAGAGTGCTAGACCCTGCTCTGTTATCTTTACCGTGTTTCCGATTCTTGTAGCTAGCCCTAGCTTCTCGAGCTCCGAGGCATATTTCCTAACCGTAGCAGTCTTTATGCCTAGTAATTTTGCTAGCTCGCTTACTTCGCATTCTTTCTTATCAGCGAGGATTTCAAGCATTCTTCTCTTAGTGGCTGTGAGGTCTTCTAGTAGCATAGGACACACCCCGCGGGGCTCTGTAACTCTACTCCAATAATCAACTCCTTATAAGGTAATACCGTCGTGAGGCCTCCCGAACCAAACTAGCCTAGCCGGTCTAGCTGGCATACCAGGCGACAAGTACATGCAGCGATAGGCGTATCAACAGCTGACCTATACGACCCATCAAGGAGATTGCTATGAGGGCGCGCGGCCTCGCTGCAATTTTTCTAACATCTATACTCATCCTAATTACCCTAGCATCGTCGCTGGGCTATGCAAGCGCCCCCATATATAAGTGGATGAACACTGTAGAAGTTATGGTACCCGGCGTTGTAGCTACGCCACACGGCTATACGGGAGCAATGTCTAAGCTTGTAGTCACTGTGGCATGGCCTGGGAAGGGTATAGTATACTTTTCCGCCGATCCCCTAACGGAGCTAGATACACAGGCAGCTGCCAGGATGGCGGCACTCGTGGCGTCTATACTAGCAGGCGTCAACTACTATTCATACGACTACTTTATCCGTCTTGAGTCAAATACAGCGCTGATAGGCGGGCCTAGCGCGAGCGGCGCAATGACTATAGCCATTCTAGCGGCCCTACGTAGTACGAAGATCTCCACAGACTTCTCTATGACCGGCATGGTCGATCCGGATACCACTTTAGGACCTGTGGGCGGTATTCCGCAGAAGCTTGAAGCAGCCGCCAGGGCTGGCGCGAAGATATTCGTCATACCCATAGGCGAGCGTTATAGTGTGGACCTCAATACGGGCGAGAAGGTTGACGTGGCTGCTCTCGGCAAAGAGCTTGGAGTAAAGGTGGTGGAAGCGGGTACTATAGCTGAGGCGTACGAGATAGCAACGGGCGACAGGCTCTTTGCCGAGAATGACTTGCCAATAGTTAGTTACCCTTCGTGGCTCGCATCTGCGCTAAACGAGAGCATGAACGTATACCGGGAAGCAGCGCTCTCGAACATGACGTGCGCCGAGAAAGCTCTAGCTAAACTGCCTAGCTCCTTAGCTTCACAGCTATCAAGTATACTTGAGGATGCTAAACACAACATAGAGGTAGCAGAGAATCTCAAAGAGGCTGGAAAGCTCTACGCTGCTGCATCTAGGTACTTCGCCGCCGCCATAGAAGCGACCTACGTATGCAGCGCCGCTAACGCTTACACCAAGGACGACCCGCTTACCGCGCTTGCTAGCACCGCGAAAAACTATGCAGATGAAGCGGCAACGCTACTTGAACACGTAAATGGGACTCTGAACAAGGTTCTTGCCGGCAAGACTAATATAACCGATATAGGGCTACAACTATACATAGCCTCCATGACTAGACTTGTTGACGCGAGCAGCAACCTTGACACAGTCTACACTATGCTAGAAATAGCTAAGAAGGCTGCAAGCTACCAGGCATTACAAGCGCTCGACAAGGCTCTGCAAGCAGCAGTCTATGCGTACTATAGAGCAATGACGGCCAACCAGTGGCTGGGGCTCGCGCTACAAGCCAGCGGGGGTACACCAATAGACTTTGACCTCTTGTTTAGAGGCGTGGAGATCTATGTGTACTTTGCCGAGTCCGCTATGAGCTATCTCCAGGCCCTTGGAGTAGACGTGTCAGACGTTGGAGAGAAGATAGCTGCTGCAAAGGCCATGATACAGCAGAGCGCTGACAGCGCAGACAAGGTAGCACTACTACGTGCTCTAGCGTATAGTGTTGAGGGGCTAGCCGAGATAAATAGTAAGCTCCATGTAGCATTCAACACTGGTGTGACCGTTCTCGACGCTTCACAGAAGAGCCTCCGGGTACTCCTGCAGAGGCTATCAAGCCTCAATATAACACCCGTGCTACCGCTACTCTATTCAGAGTATGCTGACACCCGAGTAGACATTAATGCCAAGCTGAGCCTCTATGTTCAAGCATCAAGCTACGCGCTACTGCTCGCACTCATTGGGAATAGGCAGCCCAGCGCGCCATCAACGACTACCGAGAACATCGGGACGACAGCTGCAAACGAAACTACAACATCAACAACGGCTGCCACACATGCCAGAGAAGCCGTGACGGTAACGACCACAGTAACAACAATACACACGCTCACAACCACTATAACTAAGACTAAGGAGGTTGGGGAAACCACCGTCCGGGCCTCGGAGAAGAATACAACGCCACTACTGGGCTACCTAGTGGTAGCCGGTACCGCCCTTGCCATAGGCATTATGCTAGAGCGTCTACGCAGAAGCCCCCGCGAGGAGCTCTACTAGCCTACGAATCCGGAGCTCTTTTACACCCACGGCACTTGATCCGGGTTTTTAATGTCCAGTACCACGTCTACGCGTAAGCCGAGCCTGTCGAGAGCGCGGCTAACACGGTTTCTGAGCCTAGCAGTGTCTAGTCGTGGGGCTCTCCTTATCGCTGCTGGATGTGACCTCCTCGGAACCCATATGGTTATCTCTAGCTCTATGCTGCTACTATCTCCTTTAGAGGAGATGCCGGCGACTGTATAGCCAGCAGCATCTGCAAGGACGCGCGCAGCCTCACGAATGGGCGTATCTTGCTCTAGACTTTCCGTAGCCAACTCTTCGGGCGTAGCTGGCAAGTATTGGGATAGCTCGAGTGATAGGAGCAATACATACTCTGGAACCGGGTCGTCTAGGTCATACCGGCTAGCTAGCGAATCCACTACGCCGGCTCTAACGGCCAGAGAGTACGCCTGGAGCACCGTACGCTGTGGCAGTGTCTCTACCCCGCATCCTGTCGCCGTTACCACCTCCGACTCGGCTACCAAGGCAGGCTTCATCTTCTTCTTTATCAGCCAGGCTGCTGCAACCGTTGAACTTCTTCCACAGCCACGGAAGCAATGAACTAGAGCAGGCTCATCAATCTTACCGATTATGTAGGCTAGCTCGGCTAGAGTGGGTGCGTTATACTCGCCTATAGGGCGCCATACTAAGCGCTTACCAATACCCTCTACCAAGCGTGGATCGTAGCCGCC
The window above is part of the Pyrodictium abyssi genome. Proteins encoded here:
- a CDS encoding S16 family serine protease — encoded protein: MRARGLAAIFLTSILILITLASSLGYASAPIYKWMNTVEVMVPGVVATPHGYTGAMSKLVVTVAWPGKGIVYFSADPLTELDTQAAARMAALVASILAGVNYYSYDYFIRLESNTALIGGPSASGAMTIAILAALRSTKISTDFSMTGMVDPDTTLGPVGGIPQKLEAAARAGAKIFVIPIGERYSVDLNTGEKVDVAALGKELGVKVVEAGTIAEAYEIATGDRLFAENDLPIVSYPSWLASALNESMNVYREAALSNMTCAEKALAKLPSSLASQLSSILEDAKHNIEVAENLKEAGKLYAAASRYFAAAIEATYVCSAANAYTKDDPLTALASTAKNYADEAATLLEHVNGTLNKVLAGKTNITDIGLQLYIASMTRLVDASSNLDTVYTMLEIAKKAASYQALQALDKALQAAVYAYYRAMTANQWLGLALQASGGTPIDFDLLFRGVEIYVYFAESAMSYLQALGVDVSDVGEKIAAAKAMIQQSADSADKVALLRALAYSVEGLAEINSKLHVAFNTGVTVLDASQKSLRVLLQRLSSLNITPVLPLLYSEYADTRVDINAKLSLYVQASSYALLLALIGNRQPSAPSTTTENIGTTAANETTTSTTAATHAREAVTVTTTVTTIHTLTTTITKTKEVGETTVRASEKNTTPLLGYLVVAGTALAIGIMLERLRRSPREELY